In a single window of the Solea solea chromosome 14, fSolSol10.1, whole genome shotgun sequence genome:
- the LOC131473069 gene encoding uncharacterized protein LOC131473069: MKFLKGTFLSIKDYDITAVDQVPPSHPVNPGDPVTLQCSVLSDSTESQTCPEYHRVHWFRADSDRSNPRLISTHGDGSHKCENGTEALSPPKCVSNFCENVNSSDAGIYYCAVSTCAQILFGRGTKVDDEVSAPRASPTLLLLCATLTLSLIVIAFLIYFIKMKNCDCCKETVAVGRNQQTQQRDENSLVYYVPTFTRRNAEQREGMETQQKKRRSTVKSGLLQDSNSNY; the protein is encoded by the exons ATGAAGTTTTTAAAAGGAACTTTCCTCAGTATTAAAG ATTACGATATCACTGCAGTCGATCAAGTTCCTCCATCTCATCCCGTCAATCCAGGAGACCCAGTGACACTGCAGTGTTCAGTCCTGTCCGACAGCACCGAGAGCCAAACGTGTCCAGAATATCACAGAGTGCACTGGTTCAGAGCTGACTCCGATAGATCTAATCCCAGATTAATTTCCACTCATGGAGACGGCAGccataaatgtgaaaatggcACTGAAGCTCTCTCTCCCCCAAAATGTGTCTCCAACTTCTGTGAGAATGTCAACTCCTCTGATGCTGGGATTTACTACTGTGCCGTTTCCACATGTGCACAGATTTTATTTGGACGTGGAACAAAAGTGGACGATGAAG TTTCAGCACCGCGTGCATCTCCAACCCTGCTCCTGTTATGTGCTACACTGACTTTAAGTCTGATTGTTATTGCATtcctcatttatttcatcaagaTGAAAAACTGTGACTGTTGCAAAG AGACCGTAGCAGTCGGCAGAAACCAGCAAACTCAGCAG AGAGATGAGAACTCTTTGGTTTATTATGTGCCGACCTTCACGAGAAGGAacgcagagcagagagagggaatGGAAACGCAGCAGAAGAAGAGACGGTCTACAGTAAAGTCAGGGCTTCTCCAAGACAGTAATTCAAActattga